Genomic window (Heptranchias perlo isolate sHepPer1 chromosome 27, sHepPer1.hap1, whole genome shotgun sequence):
ttaaaacctacctctttggtcatcctccctaatatctcctttagctCGGTGTccacttttttcccccccttaTGTCTCTGTAACGTGCCTTGGGATGTGCAATATAAAGCAAGTTGTTGTGTTTGACATACATGACCTGGGAGGACTTGTTGCTGATGCTGCATTGGCCAAAGTGGGGCCACACTTACGTTGTCCGAGGGTGTCATGGATCGAGAATCCATTGCTTAATTTCAGAACCTTGATCTGATGACCTTCCTCTCTGTTTCATTAAAACACCGAAGGGGAGGGGGgcaaggcggggggaggggaactAACACATGGGTTTTAACTAACGTCACTGCTAATTAGCAGCAAAGATTTTGAAATAATTCACCATTTGAACTGTCGTCTCAAGTGCTGCTGATCCTCCTTTGACATTTCACACAATTGGCAGCTGCCTCCGCACGCAACTCCCCAACTCGCATTTTATAAAGGAGGctcatttttaaattttctttacaTTTTCCAGAggaaacaatggcccagaatttgctgtcaaaataacggcggGTAAAAACGACGcttaccgttatttatgcacaaatactgcagcaacttcaggcgagcagCAGACGCGccgttaaacgcagaaatccagaagttgttGGCCGCGATGTGCCGCTCCGCCGTTAGTTTCGCGgaaatggcatctcgccgtctgcctcgccgttgaaatgcattgaacgccgcgaagttcctgtacttgcgctGTAGATGCCAACTAAAATCGCCACAGAAAGTcacgtcatttcaagtctaagtacccgtTTAAAGACGTGatgagtgttaattactgccaatgaacctctctggcactgaaaattaactattccaagtgtggaatctccctccttcaggttttaatggttgttggagattttttttaaattctcctttcctccctctcctgaaatcgctgactctcgctggggtccgGGTTCCACAGGAACCGgcctgccctctggtacctcacccaaggctATTTTTTtatgagcttagacagtgagtgccagctgactatttgactgtggggggcatcacaactgagccttaTCCTGGTCCTCGTCTGATATCCGGTGATTATGCATTTACAGCAGGAGTTgccaaaaaaaataattctccccCCTGCCATCACCCTCTCTAGCCATTGTTCAATGGCAAATTATAGCTTCCCAACTGCCACCCTGGGTGAGATCAGAATATGAAACGATAAGATATTTCTTTgtccttgagagggcagacggaccttcggtttaacatctccgaaagaaggcacctccgacagtgcagcactccttcagagatcccgtggcactattcgaagaagagcaggggaattcgccttgctgtcctggccaatatttatcccgcaaccaacatcactaaaaaagattatctggttgttaccacattgctgtttgtgggaccttgctgtgcgcaaattggttgctgcgattcctatattacaacagtgattacacttcaaaaagcacttcattggctgcaaagcgctttggggtgtcctaagGTCGCGAAAagtaccatataaatgcaagtttgttctttcttgcaGTGTCCTGGATTACCCATGATAGATGTGAACGGGAGTAACCATGGTTTAGTGGCCAAGGTCTCATAAATTATGACCCAGATTACTTACAGTTCAGAATCCCAGGTCCTCTCTGCACTGACTGAACCACAGATGGTAAACCTGAAGGAGTGAGGCTCCACTTTGGGAACAAGAGAGACTCGAATCTTTTATTAACACCAACTTATTCTAATATTTGCTACATCGTCATTCAGATAGCTCCCTGCTGTTCCCCAGACTCTGCAAGTGACAACTACATCAGGCCTCCTGAGGTTGTAGCGACGTACAATTCGCTGGCACATCACAGCTGAATCTttcttattaaagaaaaaaaaaattcatcacgaaatatttatatatttaaagtgCCGTGTTAATCAGCGTCAGAAATAGCAAATCcgacacattttaaaaagtattatTATAACTATCACTGAATACAACTAGACAACAATCGGGGTTTATAGAGGCCGCACCAGCCCATACATCGTTTCACAATCAAATATGTTCTCCTATCATAAATTATTCTGAAAACTAAATACATTATCATGTTTTTAACAGGGGCTTGTGGTTAcataaagaaagaacgaacttgcatttcgacagcacctttcatgacctcatgatggtcccaaagcgctttacagccaacaaagtacttttgaagtgtagtcactgttctaatgtaggaaatgcggcagccaatttgctcacagcaagagcccacaaacagcaatgtgataatgaccaaatcatctgttttagtgatgttcattGAGGGATAAGAGAGAcatcagagagaactcccctgttcttcttttacgtccacctgagaggacagacggggcctcgctttagcgtctcatctgaaagaaggcacctccgacagtgcagcactccctcagtactgcactggagtgtcagcctggattatgtgctcaagaagcTGGAACGAGAGTTGAaccgacaaccttctgactcagaggcgagaatgctttaTCATTTTTACATTTCGCCTTAAACCTTTGTCTTATCTTGCAACTGTTTGCATACCTGCCAGGATAcctgcataaatcgtcatttagaaaggcacaagtGAACcacggacagtcagcatggatttgttaagtgtctgactaacttgattgaattttttgaggaggtcgcaaggagggttgatgagggtcacatgtttgatatagtctacatggattttagccaggcttttgacaaggtcccacacagcagactggtcaaaaaagtaaaaactcatgggatccaagggaaagtggcgagttggatccaaaattggctcagtggcaggaagcaaagggtaatggttgatgggtgtttttgcgactggaaggctgtttccagtggggttccgcaaggctcagtactgggtcccttgctgtttgcggtatatattaatgatttggatttgaatgttgtgggggggggggggggacttgatcaagaagtttgcagatgatacaaaaattggccgtgtgtttgatagtgaggaggaaagctgtagactgtgggaagaaatcaatggactggtcaggtgggcagaaaagtggcaaatggaattcaatccagagaattgtgaggtaatgcatttgggaaggacaaacaaggcaagggaatacaaaataaatgggaggCTACCGAGAGGTGTAAAGAAACAGagcgtccacagatccctgaaggtagcaggacaggtagataaggtggttaaaaaggcatatgcgggatactttcctttattagccgaggcatagaatacaagagcagggaggttatgctagaactgtataaaacactggttagttctagtcaccatattacaggaaagatgtgattgcgctaGAAAGGGTAGAggagatttataaggatgttgccagggctggagaattttagctatgagaaaagattggataggctggggttgttttcttggaacaaaggaggctgaggggagatttaattgaggtgtataaaattatgacaggactagacagagtggatagggaggacctatttcccttagcagaagggttagtgaccagaggacatagatttaaagtaattggtagaaggattagaagggagctgaggagaaattttttcacccagagggtggaactcactgcctgaaagggtggtagaggcagaaaccctcaactcatttaaaaagtacttggatgagcacttaaagtgccacaacctacagggctacgaaccaagtgctggaaagtgggattaagctggatagctcttttttggctggcatggacacgaggggccgaatggcctccttctgtgccataacttgctatgattctatgatacattgGCACATCTGGAGAAGGTGATTTCTTACAGTGCAGAACAGTCTATGGAAGAGATAGAGCCAGTATCAATGGCACCTTTTGCTAATTCCAAGACCAGACTAGGATCAAGATGGGGGTAGGAcatgtggggcgggggggggggaaagagatcaagTTATTACATTTCTTTTGGTCATGATAAAAAATTAATTGACAATTATAATAACCAGGAATGTTTCTATATCATCAGACACAAAAGGAAACAGAAAAATGGACttttattcttaaaaaaaaaacttttggatTACACTTCAGATATTTCAAGACAGTCCAACCACAAACCGGACTGTCCAACCCAACACCGGTTCATGGGTAGAAACCAGCAAATGTCACGTCAAACGTGGTAGAGCCCATCCATACCTCTCGTGGGGATTCGTGAGGGCACTTTTCCGTGTCATTTAAAAAACaggttgaaaaaaaaacaaatggaggTAACGATGGTCATGTCCTTCACAATGGGGGCACGGCCTCCAAGACACGGGGCCCGGCCCTTATCATAGCGGGCGTGTCCATCACGTCCTATTGGATCAATCCCTCACACTGCTGCGTAATCTGGCGACAATTTGCTGGATTTCTGAGTGAAACTGTTGATTCAGCATGGTGTAAATGAAAGGGTTCACGGCAGCAGGGATGCAGGTCAAGGCAACTGCAAACGTCTGAAGTTCCAGGAGTAACGGCCTCTGcaaaggaagagacagagagaacacgGTTAGAATCAAGGCCCGTTACCGTGATTCTTCCGCGGCAGTTTCTAGAATCTTCTGCCTTTTTGTTAACCACCATCCCTTTCTGCAAATATATATGTAAAAACAAAAAGTACTTAAATAAGTTTGATATCATTACCTCCCCCACCAACACTTCTGTTTTACACCAGTGGTTTTCAAATTGGGGTCCAGTAGGGGTCATATGAGGGGCTCCCAGGGAATCCATGAGGTCAGAATGTGACTATATATCTGTCAGTGTTTTGGTATGtccaacactcacacactggggccgattttaacccaaCCTGCCCATTGGGAAACTGATGGAATctggtgcaatgctggtttttcaCCCCGCTCCATTGACCTAGTGTATATTACAGGGCTGCGTCCAAAGCCATAAAGAAAAAAATTATTCAGCACCGTGATGGAGGCGATTTTCTTTAGGGAAGAAGTGTTTcttcatgatgctccagccatcatggtgcaggggcaggcttgatgggactaactggtcttttcctgcccgtcaatttcatatgtttgtagCCACATTACTCAATGGTTGGGCCCCATTGTGTGGGTGTACACATGTATGTAGATAATCAGTCTCTTCATACTTAGGCTGgggacttcatagaatcatacaacacaggaggctgttcagcccatcgtgcctatgccagctctttgaaagagccatgcaattagtcccactccccccactctttccctgtagccctgcaaatgttccctttttaagtatatatccacttaCCATGGAAAAATCATCTTGCAGAAACATGTTCAACAGTAAAACAATAACCAACGGCATCCAGAAGACCAGAAAAGTCAGGATGATATAACCGAAACGTTTGGCCAGTTTGCCCTCCATTCTTTTCTTGGCGCACTCTCTCGATTTGCTGGAGATGAGGCACACTGCTCCCACTACGTTAGGGGCATGGGGTAGTCCAATCCCGAGGGTCAACGAAACACAGCCGTTCATCAGAGCAGCTTGGTCCTGAACTGAACAGGCTTCCTTCTTCATCTGAAGAACCTGGCTAGGCTCGATGTGCGAATGGTAGAGCTGCCCGCTAGTTGGCACGGTAGCGGCTGACGTTTGTTGAACGCTCTGCCAGGCTGACCCCGGCAGATGTAGCTCGTGCTGTTCAGCTGAAGTGGGCACGTTGTCACTATCAAAGATTCTGTTGCTGTGCTGTCTGACCAGCACAAATATTCGCAGGTAATGGGCGATTATCAGAGACAAGCTGACTATCCAAAGGGGTACCAGGATATAGGAACCGAAAGGGTCAATGTAACTTTGAGCCTCTATAGGTCGATGTCTGCACCTCACATACACAGGGGTTTTCTTAGTCACAGTGATGGACAAAACTGATAAAACAAAACCCACCGACCAAACCATCAAGATCCATACCTTGACTCTGATCTTCCTCTTGGCTGTTTGGAATGGATTGGCAATGGCTTGGTAGCGTTCAGCACTGATGACCACCAGAGTGACCAACTGGACACAGCTGCTCAGGGAATAAGTGAAAGGTTGCAAGAGGCACACAGTTTCCCCCAGGTCAGCGCGGCTGTTGCCCCAGATACTGGCCAGCAGGAACGAAGGGATGTCCAGGGCGCATTTCAGGAGATCGTTGGCTGCCAGGTTAACCAGAAGCGCGTTGTTTGGAGTCTGGAGATACTTGCTGGTGTAAACCACCCGGCAGACCAGCCCGTTTCCCAACACCCCGATGATCAAAGTACAGCTCAGCATCAAACTGCTCACTGCCAGGGAAACGGCGTGAAGTGGAATATAAACTCGGGAGCAGGTCTCGTTCCATCCTGGAGCAGGGGGAGCCGGCATCTCTCCCGCTTAAATAAACACCGAAAACTTCCTTCAAAAGTCTAAAATGAGTTCGCTCCAGTGTCCGAACGTCTTCGCTCCTTGTTATTTCCGTGT
Coding sequences:
- the LOC137344601 gene encoding 5-hydroxytryptamine receptor 1A-beta-like, producing the protein MPAPPAPGWNETCSRVYIPLHAVSLAVSSLMLSCTLIIGVLGNGLVCRVVYTSKYLQTPNNALLVNLAANDLLKCALDIPSFLLASIWGNSRADLGETVCLLQPFTYSLSSCVQLVTLVVISAERYQAIANPFQTAKRKIRVKVWILMVWSVGFVLSVLSITVTKKTPVYVRCRHRPIEAQSYIDPFGSYILVPLWIVSLSLIIAHYLRIFVLVRQHSNRIFDSDNVPTSAEQHELHLPGSAWQSVQQTSAATVPTSGQLYHSHIEPSQVLQMKKEACSVQDQAALMNGCVSLTLGIGLPHAPNVVGAVCLISSKSRECAKKRMEGKLAKRFGYIILTFLVFWMPLVIVLLLNMFLQDDFSMRPLLLELQTFAVALTCIPAAVNPFIYTMLNQQFHSEIQQIVARLRSSVRD